A window from Salvia miltiorrhiza cultivar Shanhuang (shh) chromosome 2, IMPLAD_Smil_shh, whole genome shotgun sequence encodes these proteins:
- the LOC131011644 gene encoding G-box-binding factor 4-like isoform X1, producing the protein MASSKIMASSTSRDSDLKRKLSACTSTSSTADFLRIDSGSNARGDLASGSAVLGGFLSNACVARNSAPDQVHRAAVEAESSSSTLLNAEITLLDAAGAVTPISDGEREPPRMARKTVDDVWREIVAGKKSEKQPKEEMMTLEDFLAKAGAEEEDEEVEATRTSVEVKEEGLSGRFYSFESGSGAIGAALSGGLDVGGLSGGRGRRSLSLLEPMDKAAQQRQRRMIKNRESAARSRERKQAYQVELESMAVRLEEENEQLLKEKAEWTKKRLKQLMENVIPVVEKRKPRRLQKVRSI; encoded by the exons ATGGCGTCGTCGAAGATCATGGCTTCTTCGACATCGCGCGATTCGGATCTCAAGCGCAAGCTCTCGGCGTGTACTTCCACCTCCTCGACTGCAGATTTTCTCAGGATTGATAGCGGCAGCAATGCTCGCGGTGATTTGGCCTCCGGTTCTGCGGTGCTGGGCGGATTTTTGAGTAATGCTTGTGTGGCAAGGAATTCGGCTCCGGATCAGGTTCATCGGGCGGCTGTTGAGGCGGAGAGTAGCTCGAGTACGCTGTTGAATGCAGAGATCACGCTTCTAGACGCGGCTGGGGCGGTTACTCCGATTAGCGATGGAGAGAGGGAGCCGCCGAGGATGGCTAGGAAAACGGTGGATGATGTGTGGAGGGAGATTGTGGCGGGGAAGAAAAGTGAGAAGCAGCCGAAGGAGGAGATGATGACTCTGGAGGATTTTTTGGCCAAGGCTGGCgcggaggaggaggacgagGAGGTGGAGGCGACGAGGACAAGTGTGGAGGTGAAGGAGGAGGGTTTAAGTGGGAGGTTTTACAGTTTCGAGAGTGGCTCTGGTGCGATTGGAGCGGCACTGAGTGGGGGGTTGGATGTTGGGGGTTTGAGTGGAGGGAGAGGGAGGAGAAGTTTGAGTTTGTTGGAACCCATGGATAAGGCTGCGCAGCAAAGACAGAGAAGGATGATTAAGAACAGGGAGTCTGCAGCGAGGTCTAGAGAGCGTAAGCAG GCGTATCAGGTGGAACTGGAGTCAATGGCGGTGAGACTGGAGGAAGAAAATGAGCAGCTATTAAAAGAGAAG GCAGAGTGGACGAAGAAGAGGCTTAAGCAG CTTATGGAGAATGTAATTCCTGTAGTGGAGAAGCGAAAGCCACGACGGCTGCAGAAAGTTCGGTCGATCTAA
- the LOC131011644 gene encoding G-box-binding factor 4-like isoform X2: protein MASSKIMASSTSRDSDLKRKLSACTSTSSTADFLRIDSGSNARGDLASGSAVLGGFLSNACVARNSAPDQVHRAAVEAESSSSTLLNAEITLLDAAGAVTPISDGEREPPRMARKTVDDVWREIVAGKKSEKQPKEEMMTLEDFLAKAGAEEEDEEVEATRTSVEVKEEGLSGRFYSFESGSGAIGAALSGGLDVGGLSGGRGRRSLSLLEPMDKAAQQRQRRMIKNRESAARSRERKQAYQVELESMAVRLEEENEQLLKEKFPIQALNFKLNWRFL from the exons ATGGCGTCGTCGAAGATCATGGCTTCTTCGACATCGCGCGATTCGGATCTCAAGCGCAAGCTCTCGGCGTGTACTTCCACCTCCTCGACTGCAGATTTTCTCAGGATTGATAGCGGCAGCAATGCTCGCGGTGATTTGGCCTCCGGTTCTGCGGTGCTGGGCGGATTTTTGAGTAATGCTTGTGTGGCAAGGAATTCGGCTCCGGATCAGGTTCATCGGGCGGCTGTTGAGGCGGAGAGTAGCTCGAGTACGCTGTTGAATGCAGAGATCACGCTTCTAGACGCGGCTGGGGCGGTTACTCCGATTAGCGATGGAGAGAGGGAGCCGCCGAGGATGGCTAGGAAAACGGTGGATGATGTGTGGAGGGAGATTGTGGCGGGGAAGAAAAGTGAGAAGCAGCCGAAGGAGGAGATGATGACTCTGGAGGATTTTTTGGCCAAGGCTGGCgcggaggaggaggacgagGAGGTGGAGGCGACGAGGACAAGTGTGGAGGTGAAGGAGGAGGGTTTAAGTGGGAGGTTTTACAGTTTCGAGAGTGGCTCTGGTGCGATTGGAGCGGCACTGAGTGGGGGGTTGGATGTTGGGGGTTTGAGTGGAGGGAGAGGGAGGAGAAGTTTGAGTTTGTTGGAACCCATGGATAAGGCTGCGCAGCAAAGACAGAGAAGGATGATTAAGAACAGGGAGTCTGCAGCGAGGTCTAGAGAGCGTAAGCAG GCGTATCAGGTGGAACTGGAGTCAATGGCGGTGAGACTGGAGGAAGAAAATGAGCAGCTATTAAAAGAGAAG TTTCCGATCCAAGCCTTGAATTTCAAGTTAAATTGGAGATTCCTATAG
- the LOC131011644 gene encoding G-box-binding factor 4-like isoform X3 — MASSKIMASSTSRDSDLKRKLSACTSTSSTADFLRIDSGSNARGDLASGSAVLGGFLSNACVARNSAPDQVHRAAVEAESSSSTLLNAEITLLDAAGAVTPISDGEREPPRMARKTVDDVWREIVAGKKSEKQPKEEMMTLEDFLAKAGAEEEDEEVEATRTSVEVKEEGLSGRFYSFESGSGAIGAALSGGLDVGGLSGGRGRRSLSLLEPMDKAAQQRQRRMIKNRESAARSRERKQAYQVELESMAVRLEEENEQLLKEKPHGLRN, encoded by the exons ATGGCGTCGTCGAAGATCATGGCTTCTTCGACATCGCGCGATTCGGATCTCAAGCGCAAGCTCTCGGCGTGTACTTCCACCTCCTCGACTGCAGATTTTCTCAGGATTGATAGCGGCAGCAATGCTCGCGGTGATTTGGCCTCCGGTTCTGCGGTGCTGGGCGGATTTTTGAGTAATGCTTGTGTGGCAAGGAATTCGGCTCCGGATCAGGTTCATCGGGCGGCTGTTGAGGCGGAGAGTAGCTCGAGTACGCTGTTGAATGCAGAGATCACGCTTCTAGACGCGGCTGGGGCGGTTACTCCGATTAGCGATGGAGAGAGGGAGCCGCCGAGGATGGCTAGGAAAACGGTGGATGATGTGTGGAGGGAGATTGTGGCGGGGAAGAAAAGTGAGAAGCAGCCGAAGGAGGAGATGATGACTCTGGAGGATTTTTTGGCCAAGGCTGGCgcggaggaggaggacgagGAGGTGGAGGCGACGAGGACAAGTGTGGAGGTGAAGGAGGAGGGTTTAAGTGGGAGGTTTTACAGTTTCGAGAGTGGCTCTGGTGCGATTGGAGCGGCACTGAGTGGGGGGTTGGATGTTGGGGGTTTGAGTGGAGGGAGAGGGAGGAGAAGTTTGAGTTTGTTGGAACCCATGGATAAGGCTGCGCAGCAAAGACAGAGAAGGATGATTAAGAACAGGGAGTCTGCAGCGAGGTCTAGAGAGCGTAAGCAG GCGTATCAGGTGGAACTGGAGTCAATGGCGGTGAGACTGGAGGAAGAAAATGAGCAGCTATTAAAAGAGAAG CCACACGGTCTAAGAAATTGA